The following are encoded together in the Cervus elaphus chromosome 23, mCerEla1.1, whole genome shotgun sequence genome:
- the DDX27 gene encoding probable ATP-dependent RNA helicase DDX27 — protein sequence MLSELGFIGTIGEDEDVPVEPETDSEDEEEEGPIVLGRKQKALQKNRSADFNPDFVFTEKEGVYDGNWAMADVLSQLKKKRAATTLDEKIEKVRKKRKTEDKEAKSGKSEKEKEAKEGSEPEEEEDLEGKDEEASEDEESETDYSSADENILTKADTLKVKERKKKKKKGQEAGGFFEDASQYDENLSFQDMNLSRPLLKAITAMGFKQPTPIQKACIPVGLLGKDICACAATGTGKTAAFALPVLERLIYKPRQAPVTRVLVLVPTRELGIQVHSVTRQLAQFCSITTCLAVGGLDVKSQEAALRAAPDILIATPGRLIDHLHNCPSFHLSSIEVLILDEADRMLDEYFEEQMKEIIRMCSHHRQTMLFSATMTDEVKDLASVSLKNPVRIFVNSNTDVAPFLRQEFIRIRPNREGDREAIVAALLMRTFTDHVMLFTQTKKQAHRMHILLGLMGLQVGELHGNLSQTQRLEALRRFKDEQIDILVATDVAARGLDIEGVKTVINFTMPNTIKHYVHRVGRTARAGRAGRSVSLVGEEERKMLKEIVKAAKAPVKARILPQDVILKFRDKIEKMEKDVYAVLQLEAEEKEMQKSEAQINTAQRLLEKGKEASNPEPERSWFQTKEERKKEKIAKALQEFDLALRGKKKRKKFMKEAKKKGEMTAEERSQFEILKAQMFAERLAKRNRRAKRARAMPEEEPVRAPAKKQKQVKKSVFDEELTNTSKKALKQYRAGPSFEERKKLGLPHQRRGGNFKSKSRYKRRK from the exons ATGCTCTCTGAGCTGGGCTTCATCGGGACCATAGGAGAAGATGAGGACGTGCCGGTGGAGCCGGAGACGGACTCtgaggacgaggaggaggag GGGCCCATTGTGCTGGGCAGAAAGCAGAAAGCCTTACAAAAGAACCGCAGTGCTGATTTCAACCCTGACTTTGTTTTCACTGAGAAGGAGGGAGTGTACGATGGCAACTGGGCCATGGCTGATGTCCTGAGCCAGCTCAAGAAGAAG agGGCTGCCACAACATTAGATGAGAAGATTGAGAAAGTtcgaaagaaaaggaaaacagag GATAAAGAAGCCAAGTCTgggaagtcagagaaggagaaagaagcaaaGGAGGGCTCTGAaccagaggaagaggaagacctTGAAGGAAAAGATGAAGAAGCCTCAGAAGATGAAGAATCAGAGACTGACTACTCATCAGCTGATGAGAACATCCTCACCAAGGCAG ATACACTCAAAGTAAAGGAgcggaagaagaagaagaagaaaggacag GAAGCAGGAGGATTTTTTGAAGATGCATCTCAGTACGATGAAAACCTCTCATTCCAGGACATGAACCTTTCCCGCCCTCTTCTGAAG GCCATCACAGCCATGGGCTTCAAGCAGCCCACCCCCATCCAGAAGGCGTGCATACCCGTGGGGCTGCTGGGGAAGGACATCTGTGCCTGCGCAGCCACGGGGACAG GTAAAACGGCAGCGTTTGCCCTGCCGGTCTTGGAGCGTCTGATCTACAAACCCCGCCAGGCTCCGGTGACCCGCGTGCTGGTGCTGGTTCCCACCCGAGAACTGGGCATCCAGGTGCACTCCGTCACCAGGCAGCTGGCCCAGTTCTGCAGCATCACCACCTGCCTGGCTGTGG GTGGCCTGGACGTGAAGTCTCAGGAAGCAGCGCTTCGGGCAGCGCCTGACATCCTCATCGCCACACCGGGCCGGCTCATCGATCACCTCCACAACTGCCCTTCCTTCCACCTGAGCAGCATCGAGGTGCTCATCTTGGATGAGGCCGACAG GATGCTGGACGAGTACTTTGAGGAGCAGATGAAGGAGATCATCCGAATGTGCTCCCACCACCGTCAGACCATGCTGTTCTCAGCCACAATGACAGACGAG GTGAAAGATCTGGCATCTGTCTCCTTGAAGAATCCCGTCCGGATATTTGTGAACAGCAACACGGATGTGGCCCCCTTCCTGCGGCAGGAGTTCATCCGGATCCGGCCAAACCGGGAAGGGGACCGGGAAGCCATTGTGGCAG CTCTGTTGATGAGAACCTTCACCGACCATGTGATGCTGTTCACCCAGACCAAGAAGCAGGCCCACCGCATGCACATCCTTCTGGGGCTGATGGGGCTGCAGGTGGGCGAACTCCACGGCAACCTGTCTCAGACGCAGCGGCTGGAGGCCCTCCG GCGCTTTAAAGATGAACAGATTGACATCCTCGTGGCCACCGATGTAGCAGCTCGTGGACTGGACATCGAGGGGGTCAAAACG GTAATCAACTTCACCATGCCCAACACCATTAAGCATTACGTCCACCGGGTGGGGCGCACAGCTCGTGCCGGCCGGGCCGGGCGCTCGGTCTCTCTGGTCGGGGAGGAGGAGCGGAAGATGCTGAAGGAAATTGTCAAGGCCGCCAAGGCCCCTGTGAAGGCCCGCATTCTGCCCCAGG ACGTCATCCTCAAATTCCGGGACAAGAttgagaaaatggagaaagacGTGTATGCAGTTCTGCAGTTGGAGGCGGAGGAGAAAGAGATGCAGAAGTCGGAAGCCCAG ATCAACACAGCACAGCGGCtcctggagaaagggaaggaggcatCAAACCCTGAACCCGAGAGGAGCTGGTTCCAGaccaaggaagagaggaagaaggaaaaaa TTGCCAAGGCTCTGCAGGAGTTTGACTTAGCCttaagaggaaagaagaaaaggaagaagtttATGAAGGAAGCCAAGAAAAAGGGGGAGATGACA GCGGAGGAGAGATCCCAGTTCGAAATCCTCAAGGCACAGATGTTTGCTGAGCGGCTGGCCAAGAGGAACCGCAGAGCCAAGCGGGCCCGAGCAATGCCTGAGGAGGAGCCAGTGAGGGCGCCTG CAAAGAAGCAAAAGCAGGTGAAGAAATCAGTATTTGATGAAGAACTCACCAACACGAGCAAGAAGGCCCTGAAACAGTATCGAGCTGG CCCCTCctttgaagaaaggaagaaattgggGTTGCCCCACCAGAGACGAGGAGGAAACTTTAAATCTAAATCCAG GTACAAGAGGAGGAAGTAG